One Pyrofollis japonicus DNA window includes the following coding sequences:
- a CDS encoding ribbon-helix-helix domain-containing protein, whose translation MTRHLVVKIPEMFLEGLDELVSAGVYRNRSEAVRAAIRLLLERHGVLKRRVVGVA comes from the coding sequence ATGACGCGGCACCTGGTCGTCAAGATTCCTGAGATGTTCCTCGAGGGCTTGGACGAGCTGGTGAGCGCTGGGGTCTATAGGAATAGGAGCGAGGCCGTGAGGGCTGCTATCAGGCTGCTCCTCGAGCGCCACGGTGTCCTCAAGCGACGAGTAGTGGGGGTGGCCTAG
- a CDS encoding transcription initiation factor IIB family protein — MTEAKRIVIVNNDGLLVDHATGIVVDDLPFDYGPEWRAYDEHERMLRSRIGAPLTELVHDNGLHTYIVYYEALRKGYARLARTHYKVTKGKYASKKMIGLLQHLGRICSEEDLPTRICEDSAWALKVIKKRVPNAGNENAVRAALMYALGVHGHPLFYKYNSPSLQRLLRRAGILFKLNEEALVDSYVRHLIAELELPTIVELYAMKIYNVFIRGVGNPSPRVRAAAATYVAAKLADADATMDRLSKSLEITDMAMRTLLKKTRLRVLYLVDGGLVDEWHPGKDSHGIRQPKEIASRYGITSYSYIVNIPTSNKEPIAVIIYER, encoded by the coding sequence GTGACGGAGGCTAAGAGAATAGTTATCGTCAATAATGATGGGCTCTTAGTGGATCATGCTACTGGCATAGTTGTCGATGATCTGCCCTTTGATTATGGCCCAGAGTGGAGAGCCTACGATGAGCATGAGAGGATGCTGCGCAGCAGGATTGGAGCCCCGTTGACGGAGCTTGTGCACGACAACGGGCTGCATACATACATAGTGTACTATGAGGCTTTGCGGAAGGGCTACGCGCGGCTAGCGAGGACGCACTACAAGGTGACCAAGGGCAAGTACGCGTCTAAGAAGATGATAGGGCTGCTGCAGCACCTCGGCAGGATCTGCTCCGAGGAGGACTTGCCGACAAGGATCTGCGAGGACTCTGCCTGGGCGCTCAAGGTTATCAAGAAGCGGGTTCCGAACGCGGGGAACGAGAACGCGGTAAGGGCTGCGCTAATGTATGCCCTCGGCGTCCATGGGCACCCCTTGTTCTACAAGTACAATAGTCCGAGCCTGCAGCGACTCCTACGCAGGGCTGGCATACTCTTTAAGCTCAACGAGGAGGCACTCGTCGACAGCTACGTGAGGCACCTTATAGCGGAGCTGGAGCTGCCCACAATAGTTGAGCTATACGCCATGAAGATTTACAATGTTTTCATAAGGGGTGTTGGGAACCCCAGCCCACGCGTAAGGGCTGCTGCAGCAACATATGTTGCAGCAAAACTCGCGGACGCGGACGCGACAATGGACCGCTTATCGAAATCACTAGAGATAACGGACATGGCGATGAGGACGCTTCTCAAGAAGACCAGGCTAAGAGTACTCTACCTCGTCGACGGGGGACTCGTCGACGAGTGGCACCCAGGCAAAGACAGCCACGGAATACGGCAACCAAAGGAAATCGCATCCCGCTACGGCATAACATCCTACTCCTACATAGTCAACATACCTACCTCTAACAAGGAGCCGATAGCGGTGATAATATATGAGCGGTGA
- a CDS encoding ribbon-helix-helix domain-containing protein: MLDSVTFKILAYIALKRMDIDPLTNCFEFSKAEFTRAYKKLLRHRLVGFRKYETLFRNLRKYAEAGKLVKYVDREKGIYKTCISSLELDKRWPSVLEELRGLETTEWLSIELDDSTAARLEKIAAEQGKRLPDIVRDALRLYIDFLEGKHRIKEPAKR; the protein is encoded by the coding sequence GTGCTTGACAGCGTCACCTTCAAGATCCTAGCATATATCGCGCTGAAGAGGATGGATATCGATCCACTGACTAACTGCTTCGAGTTCAGTAAGGCGGAGTTCACTAGGGCCTACAAGAAGCTGCTAAGACATAGGCTGGTGGGGTTCCGCAAGTACGAGACCCTGTTCCGCAACCTCCGCAAATACGCCGAGGCAGGCAAGCTCGTAAAGTACGTCGACAGGGAGAAGGGGATCTACAAGACGTGCATCAGCAGCCTCGAGCTAGACAAGCGGTGGCCAAGTGTCCTCGAGGAGCTCAGAGGCCTAGAGACCACCGAGTGGCTGAGCATAGAGCTAGACGACTCCACGGCGGCGAGGCTCGAGAAGATAGCCGCGGAGCAGGGCAAGCGCCTACCCGACATCGTGCGCGACGCGCTAAGGCTCTACATCGACTTCCTCGAAGGCAAACACAGGATCAAAGAACCTGCCAAGAGGTGA
- a CDS encoding helix-turn-helix domain-containing protein: MLVLADLINRAYEKNAVITAYVYGEFGTGKTSYAMWVAFQVLEDWNKVLERLFFDPKDAIEVMERAINRRQREKIIIMDDAGIWLDKMTWWEREKVAFMKFYNLIRSITAGIIFTTPSEELPRNLLNKIFFRVSVAPLSKRQLIEMVDDYAAYKAMLDEYGLPEYWSLATGYKLRTLPNFLKFVKKEYYDPYPTYYPDEVYKRYEDIRWRAVKRAFEEWRQSLDGREENEREKLQLRALNMLKAGASIKEVAKMLMDAGVPRSTAYRWIKQIREIIDYDGAD, from the coding sequence TTGCTGGTCCTAGCCGACCTAATCAATAGGGCCTACGAGAAGAACGCGGTCATAACCGCCTACGTGTACGGCGAGTTCGGGACAGGCAAGACCAGCTATGCTATGTGGGTGGCGTTCCAAGTACTCGAGGACTGGAACAAGGTCTTGGAGCGCCTCTTCTTCGACCCCAAGGACGCGATAGAGGTCATGGAGAGGGCTATTAACCGTAGGCAGCGCGAGAAAATAATCATAATGGATGATGCTGGGATCTGGCTAGACAAGATGACTTGGTGGGAGCGCGAAAAAGTAGCCTTCATGAAGTTCTATAACTTGATCAGAAGCATAACCGCGGGCATAATATTCACCACGCCCAGCGAGGAGCTACCCAGGAACCTTCTCAACAAGATATTCTTCAGGGTAAGCGTGGCCCCGTTGTCGAAGCGGCAGCTGATAGAGATGGTGGACGACTACGCGGCGTACAAGGCCATGCTCGACGAGTACGGGCTCCCAGAGTACTGGAGCCTAGCAACAGGCTACAAGCTCAGAACCCTGCCGAACTTCCTGAAATTCGTGAAGAAGGAGTACTATGACCCGTACCCGACCTATTACCCAGACGAGGTCTACAAGAGGTACGAGGACATAAGGTGGCGCGCGGTAAAGAGGGCCTTTGAGGAGTGGAGGCAGAGCCTCGACGGCAGGGAAGAAAATGAGAGGGAGAAGCTGCAGCTAAGGGCACTGAACATGCTCAAAGCTGGCGCGAGCATCAAGGAGGTGGCGAAAATGCTTATGGATGCAGGGGTTCCGAGATCCACTGCGTACAGGTGGATCAAGCAGATAAGAGAGATAATAGACTACGATGGCGCCGACTAG